The sequence below is a genomic window from Neoarius graeffei isolate fNeoGra1 chromosome 4, fNeoGra1.pri, whole genome shotgun sequence.
GCGCTGCCGGGGTGGCTGGGTAACAGCCCGGGGTGAGGGTGGTgcgggtggtgatggtgatggtggtgtccGAGCGGGGAGTTGATGTTCATGGCGGCTTGGTGGGAGAGGTGGCTCAAGCCGTGCATGTGTGAGTGCGGATGCGCCGAGGTGGAGATCAATCCGCCTCCACCAGCACCACcgcctcctcctccaccagcaccaccaccacctcctccaccaccaccaccacctcctcctcctccaccgccGCCTCCTCCAGCTCCTCCGCCGGCCTCGTGCGCGCTGCTCATCAGGGTGAGTGAAGGTGAGCTGATGTGCTCCATGAGATCCGGTGGCTCCAggttctggtggtggtggtggtggtggtgatggtggtggtgcggGTGCGGGTGGTGCGGCGGCGCGATGGGCACCGTGGACGTGGACGAGCACGGCACGCTGTTCATCGTGTGGTACGTGGCGTCGGGTTTGAACGGATGCGCTTTACCCTGCGACACCGCCATGTCCACCGCCGCCAGGGCCTCGGCGCGCGCCAGCAGGGTCTCATCCAGGCTCGCGAAGATGTTGCTCTGGAGCTGAGAACGCAACACAGGGACAATGTTTGGAGTTTACTCTAAAATCAGCACCACGAGTTGGTTTAGgagcatgcattttttttttaataatacacAAAATAACATGCATGCACGAGGAACAAACATTATAGAGATACTATATGTtcagtgcaacatttcacttcttcaggatttgtttttttttttttaagagaaaaactttattattattattattattattggtttaCCTGTGGAGTTTGCAGACAGGCTCTCCGGATCGCCTCCGAGCTCGAGTGTAAAGTGGTGTATTTGTGCTCGGGTAAACTCGGGTGCATGGCGAAATGAGGCTGTTTGCTGTTCATGGACATCATGGTGTCTctgttttggtttggtttgttttttcccccgcGAAAGCGTCCTTGGTCGAAAAAGGTAAAGTGCAGAACACTTTAGgaagagaaataaataaacaaacaaacaaacaaacttgaatAAAAATAATGCAGGCTAAGAAaagaacataaataaataaagtggacaatgctgctgctgctccaggtccgagggtcgctgtgtgtgtgtgtgtgtgtgttgcagtgtgagCTCGCGCTGGTGAGAAGTTGAGGAGATCtgagagcagagaggaggagatgCCTCGCAGTGTCTCGGTGCCGCTTATCTGTCTCCCTGCACGCGCTGCGCTGCGCTCTTACACCTGAGTTCCCTCTCAAAATCTCGTCCAGCAAGAGCTCGCGTTCTCTCGCGAGACTTCGAGCGGCCACTGCCTGAGGCTACGACTAGGACCAAAGCCCGCGCGCGCTGCCGAGCTAAATATACTGCTGTCGGAATTACCGTAAATACGAGTCACGAGCGCTCCAGAGTCGTAAAATACCAGCGGAGGAGGCGGAAAGTGTGGCTGTTATAGATATTATAATATTTCTGAGTTGTGACGTGATAAGTATAATGgatcaaatgaaaaaaaaaggaaaaaataaacagTAATTAtagcttggattttttttttaatttaaaaatgaaaattttgTCTGTTTTAGTTATATTTGTTTTAAGTATTTATCGAAATaaattggcattattattattattattattattattattattattacttgttATATATTATTACAGTTTTTATGATATCAGGCCGAATTGTGTGTAATTTTGAATAATTATAGAATCATTTTGTAcagtttatattattattattattgaaaataaTAACTTTATTCACAATTGTTAAAAttattaatatttaatattacagaaataatttTGTAcagtttatattattattattattattattattattattattattattattattattattacactactgctgctactactactactattattattattattattattattattattatcaccactactactactgctgctgctactactactactactactactactactactactattattattattattattattattattattattattattattatcaccactactactactgctgctagtcgtagtagtagtagtatttcagATGTCAGTCACTGCAACAAGACTTAAATCTGGTCCTAAACTGAGTCGTTCTTAATTTTGGTTTTTTAAAGTGGTTGTAAACCatttttaacttttatttttcCTAAGCCCAGGCATAAAATATAATCTACAGCTAAACGGaggatttaaaatcagataaccaCTTTAAAGTCCATCCCAGTGGCACATCCAGACAGGAAAGGAGTGTTAAAGTATACTGTGGAAGCTATACAactttacaaacaaacaaacaaacaaacaaacaaacaaacaaactaactaactaactaactaactaactaactaacaaataaataaattaataaataaatattaagaaGAAACCACCTTggccagtgctgttttactgacaaagggaggtagtacaacatattaaatgcaggggtgccaataatagtggcgcctgtgtttttgttgaaaataattatttcttgttgTGGGATttggttttctctgaataaaatTATTCCAATTACAGGTtgactttttctcttttttttctccaTCCAGACAGCAGAGGAGTGTTAAACTATACTGTCTAAGCtatacaacttaaataaataaatagaaagaaagaaagaaagaaagaaagaaagaaagaaagaaagaaagaaagaaagaaagaaagaaagaacttcaGCTGATTGTTTTAGTTGAGACAATTCATACTGATATTGACAGCAATTCAAATTGCTTTTTAGTGAAATTTGTATTAATACCACCACAATTTCACCATTTAATTACTGAAATATGTTACTATGAATGTCTGTTTAAACTTGTGTTTTAATTttctgggcaaaaaaaaaaataatccaatTCACGCAGTGTTACAGAAATCTAGGTATAAATTTTAAACTTACAAATTTATCCTTAATGAGAAAGCCAGAGGTGAAGGTGGCAAGGCAAAACTCCCTgatacaacatgaggaagaacccttgagaggagccagactcaaaatggaacccatcctcatctgggtgacgccaatgtaaataattgtaaataatttTTCCCTTCTCTAACTGTATACAGTATAGTGGGGCAGTGGTCGCTCAGtgggttaaggctctgggttactgagccTTAACTTTAGGTATGTCCTATCAAACTGAAGTATTCAACTTTatcatggagacttgagtgcaaactgTTCTTAGTAATTGTAGTCCTAAGGTTATCCAAGGAAAAACATCAACAGGTTCTTGTGTGGTGCCGTCCACAGGGATCTCATGGTGAGCTTTCAGCTGTCCAAGTGAAACCATCCAAAGCAACAAgtgagttttatttttaattctgcAAACAGTTGGGAAACCAAATTTTCACTAAGACCATAACATTAAAATCGCCTGCTTAATATTGTGTAGGTTCctcttgtgccaccaaaacagctttgacccgttgaggcatggactccacaaaacctctgaaggtgtgctgtggcatctggcaccaagatgttagcaTCAAGTCCTTTAAGTTCtgaggtggggcctccatggattggaCATGTTTATCCAGCATATCTCACAGATGCTCAAGCATATTGAGATCTGGGGGATTTGGAGGCCAagccaacaccttgaactctttgtcatgttcctcaaaccattcctgaacaattttttgcagtgtcagggcacattatcctgccgctgccattagggaataaacttgccatgaaggggtgtatttgacctgcaacaatgtttagataGGTGGTATGTATCAAAGTAACATCCATATGAATACTAGGAGCTAAGGTCCCATCACACCACTTCCACTGACTTCCTAtcatgcatcctggtgccatctcttccccagagcACACacaacctcttctgctcttctgtgggactggaccagaCAGGCTGGCCTTCACTCCCCAAACACACTAATGTGCCTTGGCCACCCATGATTCAGTTGCTGGTTCACCAGTTAtccttccttgaaccacttttggtaggtactaactactgcataccaggaacaccccacaagatgtgccattttggagatgctcagacccagtcttcTAGCcaccacaatttggcccttgtcaaagtcgctcagatccttacgcttgcctatTTGTCCTTCTTCAAACACATCAacattgagaactgactgttcatttgctgcctaatacagtgccctccacaattattgattCTCCTTGTAAAGATTACCAAAatcccctggaaatgatagtgaacacaatgtaactgaagcatgtttcccatttaaattgtacatgtttgagttgattagagtgtctaggaactttcaagctgtaatctatggcttcctgattaactggggaacaaatatgaggtgacacagagaccaAATTTCCTTAgtgatccatcaacatgggaaagataagagaacagacAAACCAAATGACAGAGAAGTgtattgaccttcataagtcagggaatggttataaaaatagctactcacctgaaaatgtccatttctacaatTAGggcaataattttaaaaaatgggcACCaattggaactgttacaaactcacctggaagaggagccaaatttattttgcccccatatactgtgaggaggagggtaagagaggcaaaaatccccaaggatcactgttggtgaattacaagcaaaagtaaaatcttggggtctccaagtctccaaaaccaccatcagactccacctccatatcaacagattatttagaaggtctgccagaaaaaagccttttctgtcagttaaccacaaacgtaagcacctgaagtttgtgaaacactactacaactttgactggaaccatgttctctggtctgatggaacaaaaatggagctttttgtcaATAaatactcaaggtgggtttggtgtaaaaaagaaggatggctataatgaaaagaacccgatcccaactgtaaaatatggtggaaattctgtgatattttttggagttgtttttcctccaaaagccctggaaaccttgtttgggtacatggcatcatggactccatgaaataccaggacattttaaatcagaatctggctgtttctgccaggaaactaaactgggtcatcactggatcttccagcaggacaatgatccgaagcatatgtccaaatcaacacaaaaatggttcactgagcagaGACTCAAGCTTcttccatggccatctcagtcccctgacctgaaccccattgaagacCTGAAGAGCAGAGAGCACAAGAAAGGgtcaaggaccctggatgatctggagagactgtgtaaagaggaatggtctcagatgccctactctgtatctccaacacgggcgattgctctaagacaacgagggaggctcagcctcctctaaaaatgacgaacatcatgtaggatgaattgcgctaggcttatgttatagccgaccttataacattgctatttcagatccagaatcatagaaatatatgtgctcaacccaactacagtgcgaaatcattccgttataactttccccagtttgcctaatgtgtgcgtgagtttttccccctcgtgacaacgcaatgcagcccagcctcagtggacttcaatggcatttgggagctatgcgcttttcaatatcaaaatgcaagatgattattggacaaatactgcgaaaacgcccgcccacggagtctcacggactcccagcctcacagtgggagggacatggcaaagctttccgcaaggagactggtgattggtgaaagcggccggatattttctttgattgacagctcatttcaaatatagacaggcagcggtgaatttcagttcagtcccatgcggattcgcaagtgttgtggtgtattgtaagagatcagcttacatttcgatttcattcattacatacggtttctaccagcttttttagtttgtatatattttcattgtaaataaagtgtaaatatagtgttgtcaagtttgctatcttagttccagaaattttgtttatttgagtgactgaacttgaacttgagggggctagtcagctagcaagaaagctgcgcacggatgccaagcattgttgatttaattttggcgaagccatttgtcagtcttcctttcgaggaaaaaattaaaattaaagagcagggtagaccaacgcctcaaattgacttggtgaaaaaggtagggaataatactcgttcctttcagctctcctggtacgagaaagtgaattggctaacagcaagtgacccacatcaacaacagtaaataggctactttagtaatatgtcatggatggaccaaaaatatagaatctatttaaaatgtttatgctgagtatattatattggaatatatatttttctgtatatgaattaaacacagctacactttggaaaacatttttaaacaaaaacacagccgagaacatttcacactacagacctggattaaaagtgaagggttatcaaaattgtcaataaaacatttctcagtcaaaataagtaaaatatagggaaagtgtcattgaatgaaatgtgtggcacccagctctatgtttggctccccaaggtcagtgcttgtgcctattccagaacactctgctgttactgctgaggttcctgacaaagagctgctttcaataatgatcaatttttaaacaacatgccacatgccacaattttaaaatataaaatgttaaaatatacccccccaacaccaccatcatgtatattggacagtaggctaatgggccaaaagaatctgttatttcatagtttgtgaccctgccaacaatcagccagatcagaggcaagagtatgggcaaaattgatgtgttttttcttttttcttttaaaatctggaaatatcataaccgaccagccttccctgtttgaaagactaccagccgccactgatctccaaccttattaaatgttataggagagactcagtgctgttttactgggaaagggaggttgtacaaagtattaaatggaggggcaccagtggtagtggcacatgtgtttttccatccatccatccatccatccatccattttcttttgCTTATCTAAAGTTGGGtcatggtggcagcaggctaagcagggtattccaggtgtccctctccccagcaatgctttccagttccacctgggggatcccaaggcactcccaggccagatgagatatataatctctccagcatgttctgggtctaccccaaggTCTCCTCCCAGCTGGACGTgtctggaaaacctccaaaggaaggcacccaggaggcatcctaatcagatgcccgaaccacctcagctgactcctttcgacgtgaaggagcagcggctctattccaagatccctctggatgtctgagctcctcaccctatctttaAGGGTAAGCCCAGCCACCCtccagagaaagctcatttcagccgcctgtatccgtgatctcatcttttcggtcactacccaaagctcatgaccgtaggtgagggttggaacatagattgactggtaaatagaaagctttgccttctgactcagctccctcttcaccacgacagaccggatGAGAGTCatgcatttttgttgaaaataattatttcttgctgagcaggggtgtagctggggggtcctggggtgcccgtgacccccccttttgttggaccatacattctttcaatagccgcataagaatattacaaaagtgcccactgtaatttttctaattttttttttttaaactagattgtcacctcagcctcattagggtgtctataaccttgtatggacttcctgtggtttgggcacaaaaacccagtttgtcagagtgtgtgcgggagaggcagatgtacagtggtgcttgaaagtttgtgaaccctttagaattttccatatttctgcataaatatgacctaaaacatcatcagattttcacacaagtcctaaaagtagataaagagaacccagttaaacaaatgagacaaaaatattatatttggtcatttatttattgaggaaaatgatccaatattacaaatctgtgagtggcaaaagtatgtgaacgtttgcttccagtctctggtgtgacccccttgtgcagcaataactgcaactaaatgtttctggtaactgttgatcagtcctgcacattggcttggaggaattttagcccattcctccatacagaacagcttcaactctgggatgttggtggatttccttacatgaactattcgcttcaggtccttccacaacatttccattggattaaggtcaggactttgacttggccattccagaacattaactttattcttctttaaccattctttggtagaacgacttgtgtgcttagggttgttgtcttgctgcatggctcaccttctcttgagattcagttcatggacagatgtcctgacattttcctttagaattcgctggtaaaattcagaattcattgttccatcaatgatggcaagccgtcctggcccagatgcagcaaaacaggcccaaaccatgatactaccaccaccatgtttcacagatgggataaggttcttatgctagaatgcagtgttttcctttctccaaacataatgcttctcatccagccacaaaacatttttccaatagccttctggcttgtccatgtgatctttagcaaactgcagatgagtagcaatgttctttttggagagcagtggctttctccttgcaaccctgccatgcacaccattgttgttcaatgttctcctgatggtgtactcatgaacattaacattagtcaatgtgagagaggccttcagttgcttagaatttaccctggggtcctttgtgaccttgccaactattacacaccttgctcttggagtgatctttgttggtcgaccactcctggggagtgtaacaatggtcttgaatttcctccatttgtacacaatctgtctgactgtggattggtggagtccaaactctttagagatggttttgttaccttttccagcctgatgagcatcaacaatcctttttctgaggtcctcagaaatctcctttgttcatgccatgatacacttccacaaacatgtgttgtgaagttcagactttgatagatccctgatctttaaataaaacagggtgcccactcacacctaattgtcatcccattgattgaaaacacctgattctaatttcaccttcaaattaactgctaatcctagagattcacatacttttgccactcacagatatgtaatattggatcattttcctcaataaataaatgaccaggggcggcacggtggtgtagtggttagcgctgtcgcctcacagcaagaaggtcctgggttcgagccccggggccggcgagggcctttctgtgtggagtttgcatgttctccccgtgtccgcgtgggtttcctccggctgctccggtttcccccacagtccaaagacatgcaggttaggttaactggtgactctaaattgaccataggtgtgaatgtgagtgtgaatggtt
It includes:
- the pou4f1 gene encoding POU domain, class 4, transcription factor 1 isoform X6 produces the protein MMSMNSKQPHFAMHPSLPEHKYTTLHSSSEAIRRACLQTPQLQSNIFASLDETLLARAEALAAVDMAVSQGKAHPFKPDATYHTMNSVPCSSTSTVPIAPPHHPHPHHHHHHHHHHHQNLEPPDLMEHISSPSLTLMSGGAGGGGLISTSAHPHSHMHGLSHLSHQAAMNINSPLGHHHHHHHPHHPHPGLLPSHPGSAQGASGLVPNGLPSLPDSDTDPRELEAFAERFKQRRIKLGVTQADVGSALANLKIPGVGSLSQSTICRFESLTLSHNNMIALKPILQAWLEEAEGAQREKTNKPELFNGAEKKRKRTSIAAPEKRSLEAYFAVQPRPSSEKIAAIAEKLDLKKNVVRVWFCNQRQKQKRLKFSATH
- the pou4f1 gene encoding POU domain, class 4, transcription factor 1 isoform X2; protein product: MMSMNSKQPHFAMHPSLPEHKYTTLHSSSEAIRRACLQTPQLQSNIFASLDETLLARAEALAAVDMAVSQGKAHPFKPDATYHTMNSVPCSSTSTVPIAPPHHPHPHHHHHHHHHHHQNLEPPDLMEHISSPSLTLMSSAHEAGGGAGGGGGGGGGGGGGGGGGGGLISTSAHPHSHMHGLSHLSHQAAMNINSPLGHHHHHHHPHHPHPGLLPSHPGSAQGASGLVPNGLPSLPDSDTDPRELEAFAERFKQRRIKLGVTQADVGSALANLKIPGVGSLSQSTICRFESLTLSHNNMIALKPILQAWLEEAEGAQREKTNKPELFNGAEKKRKRTSIAAPEKRSLEAYFAVQPRPSSEKIAAIAEKLDLKKNVVRVWFCNQRQKQKRLKFSATH
- the pou4f1 gene encoding POU domain, class 4, transcription factor 1 isoform X4, with translation MMSMNSKQPHFAMHPSLPEHKYTTLHSSSEAIRRACLQTPQLQSNIFASLDETLLARAEALAAVDMAVSQGKAHPFKPDATYHTMNSVPCSSTSTVPIAPPHHPHPHHHHHHHHHHHQNLEPPDLMEHISSPSLTLMSSAHEAGGGAGGGGGGGGGGGLISTSAHPHSHMHGLSHLSHQAAMNINSPLGHHHHHHHPHHPHPGLLPSHPGSAQGASGLVPNGLPSLPDSDTDPRELEAFAERFKQRRIKLGVTQADVGSALANLKIPGVGSLSQSTICRFESLTLSHNNMIALKPILQAWLEEAEGAQREKTNKPELFNGAEKKRKRTSIAAPEKRSLEAYFAVQPRPSSEKIAAIAEKLDLKKNVVRVWFCNQRQKQKRLKFSATH
- the pou4f1 gene encoding POU domain, class 4, transcription factor 1 isoform X5 — its product is MMSMNSKQPHFAMHPSLPEHKYTTLHSSSEAIRRACLQTPQLQSNIFASLDETLLARAEALAAVDMAVSQGKAHPFKPDATYHTMNSVPCSSTSTVPIAPPHHPHPHHHHHHHHHHHQNLEPPDLMEHISSPSLTLMRGGGAGGGGLISTSAHPHSHMHGLSHLSHQAAMNINSPLGHHHHHHHPHHPHPGLLPSHPGSAQGASGLVPNGLPSLPDSDTDPRELEAFAERFKQRRIKLGVTQADVGSALANLKIPGVGSLSQSTICRFESLTLSHNNMIALKPILQAWLEEAEGAQREKTNKPELFNGAEKKRKRTSIAAPEKRSLEAYFAVQPRPSSEKIAAIAEKLDLKKNVVRVWFCNQRQKQKRLKFSATH
- the pou4f1 gene encoding POU domain, class 4, transcription factor 1 isoform X7, which gives rise to MMSMNSKQPHFAMHPSLPEHKYTTLHSSSEAIRRACLQTPQLQSNIFASLDETLLARAEALAAVDMAVSQGKAHPFKPDATYHTMNSVPCSSTSTVPIAPPHHPHPHHHHHHHHHHHQNLEPPDLMEHISSPSLTLMSSAHEAGGGAGGGGAAMNINSPLGHHHHHHHPHHPHPGLLPSHPGSAQGASGLVPNGLPSLPDSDTDPRELEAFAERFKQRRIKLGVTQADVGSALANLKIPGVGSLSQSTICRFESLTLSHNNMIALKPILQAWLEEAEGAQREKTNKPELFNGAEKKRKRTSIAAPEKRSLEAYFAVQPRPSSEKIAAIAEKLDLKKNVVRVWFCNQRQKQKRLKFSATH
- the pou4f1 gene encoding POU domain, class 4, transcription factor 1 isoform X3; amino-acid sequence: MMSMNSKQPHFAMHPSLPEHKYTTLHSSSEAIRRACLQTPQLQSNIFASLDETLLARAEALAAVDMAVSQGKAHPFKPDATYHTMNSVPCSSTSTVPIAPPHHPHPHHHHHHHHHHHQNLEPPDLMEHISSPSLTLMSSAHEAGGGAGGGGGGGGGGGGGGGLISTSAHPHSHMHGLSHLSHQAAMNINSPLGHHHHHHHPHHPHPGLLPSHPGSAQGASGLVPNGLPSLPDSDTDPRELEAFAERFKQRRIKLGVTQADVGSALANLKIPGVGSLSQSTICRFESLTLSHNNMIALKPILQAWLEEAEGAQREKTNKPELFNGAEKKRKRTSIAAPEKRSLEAYFAVQPRPSSEKIAAIAEKLDLKKNVVRVWFCNQRQKQKRLKFSATH
- the pou4f1 gene encoding POU domain, class 4, transcription factor 1 isoform X1 produces the protein MMSMNSKQPHFAMHPSLPEHKYTTLHSSSEAIRRACLQTPQLQSNIFASLDETLLARAEALAAVDMAVSQGKAHPFKPDATYHTMNSVPCSSTSTVPIAPPHHPHPHHHHHHHHHHHQNLEPPDLMEHISSPSLTLMSSAHEAGGGAGGGGGGGGGGGGGGGGGGGGAGGGGGGGAGGGGLISTSAHPHSHMHGLSHLSHQAAMNINSPLGHHHHHHHPHHPHPGLLPSHPGSAQGASGLVPNGLPSLPDSDTDPRELEAFAERFKQRRIKLGVTQADVGSALANLKIPGVGSLSQSTICRFESLTLSHNNMIALKPILQAWLEEAEGAQREKTNKPELFNGAEKKRKRTSIAAPEKRSLEAYFAVQPRPSSEKIAAIAEKLDLKKNVVRVWFCNQRQKQKRLKFSATH